The following DNA comes from Rosa rugosa chromosome 5, drRosRugo1.1, whole genome shotgun sequence.
tgcagctccacattgtggtttgtgatgatgattgccacacttgttccccattggcataaagcttgactcacaagtcactatacctatgctattcactcaaatacttatctttatacatgacatagacattttatacaatgaacaatacaacatgtttcatatatactacaacactcccccttggatatttcatgtcgatAGTATTTGTCTaagccgtgcgcttcgaaattgcctcgttaaaaaccttgccaagtaataaaaccctgtgggaaaaaacaaccttggtcgaaggagaaaaagagtgcaacgcgcattaagtgtggagtatgtttctagATACTCCCCCGGAtttattctccccctgaagatcatgggagttcggataaccttcttaatccgatgctcttcacatgcttCTCGAAAGGGGTTTTTGGtagcgacttagtaaataagtccgctacattatcctctgatcggatttgatttacttcaatgtttagaagtgtttgctgttgctgattgtagaagaatttcggTGATATATGTTTAGTATTgtcacccttgatgaaacctaatttcatttgctcaatacaagctgcattatcttcgtaaatgcatgtaggtttatctgtggtaaacttcaaaccacaagttcctcgaatgtgtctatttatagaccttagccatatgcattcacgcacagcttcatgtagagcaataatctctgcatgatttgaggaagtagcgacaagggtctgttttgtagatctccaagatatcgccgtgcttcccatggtaaagacataacctgtttgggagcgacctttatgggggtcagagagataccccgcatcagcaaatcccatcaaaatattatttttattttgatggaggggaggaggagaacgtcggTCACCATTGATGGTGTCGCCGGCGTCTACATTACGGAAGGTGGCTTTTTGCCTCATGGGGTCTGATCTCATGcttccgtcttttcttttctctttgtagggataaaacaagcccatatcaatcgtaccctttaagtatcgaaagattgtctttatgccaatccaatggcggcgtgttggcgcagaactatgtcgagctaacaagttcactgcgaatgagatatccggtcttgtgcattgagctaaatacaataatgcgcctatcgcacttagatagggtacttcagcctctaataattcttcgtcctcatcccttggacgaaacggatctttgtGGGCTCAAGACTTCGGCCGATCATGGAGTActtacaggctttgctttatcttcattaaagcgccttagtaatttttgagtatatgctgactgatggatcataatcccatcactacggtgctcgagctctattccgaggcaaaaccgtgttttcccaagatctttcatctcaaactcggattccaaatatttagcagtttcttttaactcatctagagttccaattaggttcatgtcatcgacataaactgctacaattgcaaatccggaacttgttcttttaatgaacacgcaagggcatatttcattgttaacatatccctttccaatcaagtagtcacttagacggttataccacatccgtctggattgtttcaatccatatagtgagggtcttaattttattgaaaacgcgctccgtggtttagagccacttgattttggtaattgaagtccatcaggaaccttcatatatatctctgaatctagatccccatagagatatgctgtaaccacatccataagctgcatgtcaagtttttcggaaactaccaaactgacaaggtagcggaacgttataacgtccattacgggagagtatgtctcctcgtagtcgattccaggcgttgtgagaaaccttgtgccacaaggcgggctttatatctcatcacctcatttttctcattacgctttctaacaaagacccatttatggccaacaggctttatatttggtggtgtcagcattatagacccaaatacctgtctctttgttagtgaatccaattcagtctggatcgcatttttccatttaggccaatcctctcttcgttgacattcttcaacagagcgaggctcgatatcatcatattctatgattcctttttcaacatgatatgcaaacgcatcatcaattgccatagaatttctatccatcatctcatgtacactattgtaatttatggagatttctctattctctggagttggttctgacattggagcgtcccccaatgatgtctcttggacataaccataatccgaatattctcgtgagatggattattcatatctatgattaatggattattttgtgccaaactcgctttctttcttgggcgagaatccatcgaacctataggtctcccgcgcttcctggtaggagccatgggcctagccaatgtgtcacccatagagggaacgttggcgccattctcatgtatttttgagatggcattatgtcttttagggacatcaatccttgcaggtatatttgcagcaggtatgtgtgatctcgtcactttagcgatatcagaaaacgcatcaggcatcgattctgctacgttctgaagatcgagaattctctgcacttctttttcagattgtgcggttcggggatcaagatgggacaaagtggggacaaaccacgacaattcctgtcctttttgatgaacattagtgttcatgtctccccctaaaggcgggaagactgtctcatcaaagtgacaatccgcaaatctagcggtaaatagatcacctgtcaagggttctatgtagcggattatggttggagagtcatagccaacataaaggcctaatcgtctttgaggacccattttagtgcgctgtggtggcgcaattggcacatagactgcacacccaaatatgcgtaaatgtgagatattaggctcatacccagttaccatctgggacgcagaaaaaggttgggtggcagtgggccttagacgaataagcacagctgcgtgtaatattgcatagccccaagcagaaatagggagattggtgcgcataaccaatgccctagcaatcatttgaagtcttttaatggcagcttctgcgagaccatttagggtatgtacatgagggacaggatgttcaacctcgatcccaatggacatgcaataatcatcaaaagtttttgatgtaaattccccagcattgtcaagacgaattgacttaataggatgatcagggtggtgagcccttaacttaatgatttgtgctaggagtttagcaaatgcagcatttcttgtggataagagcatgacatgtgaccaacgtgtcgatgcatcaaccaacaccataaaatatctaaatggtccgcaagttggatgtataggtccacagatatcaccttgtattctttgcaagaatggtatgttttctttaatgtcttttgcataggatggtctcgatcctacttttgctaaagagcaagctttgcaaaacgaatgatatgcttcagaagtaattctttgaacctttctttggttcgtactttcttttgttttaaagaatggatgtccgtgtgaagtttttaatatacggagcatcatatctcgacctgggtgtcccaaacggtcgtgccaaagtttgtatgtgtcggaatcccataaattttcattcatgacatggttggattcaatgactctaatagtggttgcgtacaatccactagagcgacacatgagtttctctaatactcgtgtatttccgtagttattagaggtgatgtaaaggaactcttgtccattctcacaatgtgttttcacatgaaaatcattggctcttatatctttaaaacttaatagggttcttccagcccttgGAGCATATAAAGCTTCGGCgacattaatatttgtgccattcggcaatagaaattgagctggtccacgaccatgaatcaattgagatggtcctgccatcgtggtcactgaagattgactaggcgtcatccataagaataattgcctatgtcgtaatatagtatgtgtggtgccactatcaagaaggcattccaattctcccgaagacatactgaaaaaataaagttcggaatattaacacatgtcaatgacattgataatgcgatactttattaatagggaaaatagtcaatgattacatcaaagtttccaaagtttattccaatataaaatcaaactttatacaaattgtaattgctcaatccgtttggtaattccaataaaatatgaccaggtaagtagagagatgttggtggagcgaggctcgcttaagtaccccgatctcaattacttgcctagacatcatacttcattgggtaagccacatgagaaagagtcaattcaattgttatttgactaaggcacatttgccgttttattggaaaatagaaaagactattttaatcaaagtctgcggcatcctcgtgcttttcattttcagctttgaagtcttttatggTGAGAATaacatcttcaccatcttcttcttcagcaaggtgagcttcttgctccctcatttccctgtactccttgtagcgtgcagctagttgagtacttgcttggcattgcttaaaccaatgctcgatTGATCCACACCTATGACACACGTCATTGTGGTTGACTTTCTTtatttgaggtgcacgttgtggatattccctaggagggttgttGCTGCTACTACCATGGCGTATtatgcgacctccacggcccatggtgttgttatattctcttttcccacgtgtggaattgccaccacgtgtgcccgctccaaagttgcggtttccttccttattggggcggttgtatggacccattcgtccgtcatgtcccctgttattagggtatacATGCTCCTTAttagtagggtaccgctccttgcgccatttcttgggtgcattataatttgcctcatgaacgcttttggttcctgcgggccttgaattataattcttcacaaggatattgtcgtgcttctcaaacaccgacaaaatattgataagctcattgaacttcgtaagtcgtccagcattaaattcagtgcgatattgctttgatagtataattgctgcgacggggaaggtggagagagtcttctcaattagctcttcttctgtgagaggttttccacagaacttCAGTATGGCTTTTagccgaagagcttctgaattgtattcagcaacagacttgaagtcggagaagcgtatattgttccattgaaccttcaagtcagggaggagggaatcttggatattatcaaagcgctcttctagcgctacccataggtcccttgcatctttgatggacatatactctaatctgagtgctttgtccatatggcgtcgcatcaagataattgcttgtgcatgctttatgggtgttcgttggaacacaaggcccgcgtttggttcctggattatgggcaatatcccttttgatgtgagatggttctcaacgtcagttttccaactatggtaatccgaaccagttgagtcaaggatttgaaattcgagtctaggttcattcgacatccttgaaatataagaagaaaaaagatgtattagtttcggagtttaaaacttccacgaaaaactaaaacaataagatttccgagctatgctaccaagaaatcaatttccaagaatatttggattagaccgaaacaatgatgtttaatagggtcataagtcgatgcttgcggacgctcttagtccgaatattatgaacactcttagttcattgactacgaacgctcttagttcgtttagcgtgaatttctataattccgctttttaattgtaagttcccaaaaagaaaaaaggaggaaaaaaataaaaaataaaaaactcaaaagcgggaacttttagtaaagaataccttgaaatagtgttgtcggaaatgaccgaaaaagttgcccaaaagttgccggaaaagtcaccggaaaatggccggaaaagtcgccggaaaagttgtcgaaaagtcgccggaaaagtgtccggagagtggccggaaaagttgccggagaagtggccggaaagtggccggagAGTTGCCGGAAAGTTACTCGACAGATCTGTCGACAGCtgctcggcagatggctcggcagctgctgcgcaggtcctcggcaggtgctcggcagctgctgcgcaggtcctcggcaggtgctcggcagctgctgcgcaggtgctcggcaggtgctcggcagctgctgcgcaggggcttcggcaggactcggcaggtgctgtcggcaggtgctcggcagggGCTTCGGCAGGTGCTGCGCAGGGgcctcggcagatctcggcagctgctgtgcaggggctgtgcagggttctcggcaggtctcggcagctgctcggcagcacttcggcaggggctcggcaggactcggcagcaCTTCGGCAGGACTCGACAGCGGTCCGGCAGCGGTTCAgtttttccggtggccggttcaggcggtttccggccggttttgGAGGTTCTAaaaccggttctgggcttcttggatcaagggctttgatatgagctagggtttggaggttttctgttggtttggaaaaatgacttcgatcGGATTTTGAACTCCCtctactcttttcaatttcgattctaattctagagcaatttcgtgctgataacgtgtttaaggacaagcaaaattgacagagagagagagggaatagagattcaagtgtctttcatttcattcaataggaggtatttatagggatacatttgaagtaaataatgatacaacttgatggcatcttcatttgtagccttccattgtggcatctccatttgcagctccacattgtggtttgtgatgatgattgccacacttgttccccattggcataaagcttgactcacaagtcactatacctatgctattcactcaaatacttatctttatacatgacatagacattttatacaatgaacaatacaacatgtttcatatatactacaacacacTTCTTATTTTCTTGTCCCTCATCTAAGAGCAACACTGGCGAGACATGACCAGACGAAATAAATTGAATAAATACGCTGCAGCTTAGCAGCTACCTTTAGTAGCTACTTATCAGCATGGCCTGATCTTCTCTTTTTGATTCTGGACAAGTTGTTGGAACCCATTGACCATGTTCGTCGTGCTCTCGTCTGCAAGGAATGGCATTCCCTTGCAAAAGAATATAATCTTACAACGCAGCGCTGGCACAGGGTGCTTCCTATGCTCATGATATCTGCCGGATCCTCAAAAATGATGTACAGTGTTTCCGAAAGAAAAAACTACATTAAAAATGTTCAGCTTCCGTACAGACATAAGAGGCTTTTTGGCTCTAGCCATGGTTGGTTGGCCATAGTAGACAAAATTAGTCGTGCCATAACTCTCATGAACCCTTTTGCACAAGCAATGGCGCCCATTCATCTCCCTCATTTGAATGAGGACGTCTCAAAGGTCATCCTATCTGCTGATCCTGCTTTGAATCCGAATAGTTATATGGTTATAGCAATCTACAATTCGATACACTTGGCTTTCCTTAAAGGAGGGCAGGAAGATTGGAATTGCATCAGACTAGACTCACTACATCACCCTCTTACTGATGTTATATTTTATAAAAGCCAAATCTACGCGGTATCAATTCATGGAACGATTGTGTCAATCAATGTTAACATGTGTGTTATCAACTCTTCACATCCTCCAGAATTACTGGATGTTCGGGCATTCATGACTCGCATTAGAGATTTGGATCAGGCCTATCTTGTGGAATCAACCAAGGGACACCTATGGCACGTACAAAGATGTTCTATAGGAGTCACACAATTTGACGGCAATGTACTTTTCGAAGAGGGATTCAGGGTATACAAGGTGGTGTTCAGCGATACAGATGGTTGCATGGTGAAGCATGTTGAGGTAAAAACCATAGGAGATGAGGCCTTGTTCATTGGCAAAAATTATTCAGTCTCTGTTTCGGCTTCAAAGTTTCCTGGGTGCCAGCCAAATTCCATATACTACACTGGAGGTTCGAAAGAATTTGTTATGAGAATTTTCGATGTAGAGTTCGGAACCGCTTGTGCAGTTATAGAAGGTCGAAAGCCACGCGGACTTTGGATTACGCCACCGTTTAAGGGCCTCGGCTAGCTCCTAGTTCCATTTTCAAGCTGTAATGATATATTGCACTTTTTTTTCTGTAGCtagattttcatatttttgtttGGTTACAAGCTAGGTTCTCATATTTTACTCTACTCTTTTTCAAAAATATTCCCAAATTATGTGAAATTATACGCAGAGCACGCACTGAGTTCGTGCAAGTTCAATAAGCTAACagataaggaaaaaaaaggaaagaaaacaagaaagtCATTTTGTTTTAATCTTTTGAATTAATTCCAGAATAAATAGTTGAGATCGAGTTGAGAATTCATGAGAAATAGTATATGACGATTGATGCACAAGAATATATCATTCAGAAACAGTATATATGAGACTTCATGAAGTCGAGTTTCATGAGAAATAGTATATCATTCAGAAACATCCCACAACCTATTAGCCTAATACATGAGGTTATGAACGCTCTACTAATGGCTCGACAACTCTATCTCTTCTTCTATCTCTCGTCGCCATTTTCTCCCCATATCTCTGGAAAATATCCGCCAAATCAACCATTCCGGCCTTCCTTAATTTCTTCCCCACCTCCTCAAACATTGCCACCCCTTCCTCGTTCGAGTAGTAATGCAAAAACTTGTTATAATCAAATCTAGGCACCTCAAGCCCTCTTTTAGTCGCTCTCTCCACATACTTGGTGGCTTCCAATGACTTCCCTGCCTTAACCAAACCCCCAACAAAAATGGTGTCGAAATTCACAAGCGGATCCTTTCCCTTCCTCCCTCTCTTTCCCAAATGCCCTTGCAATAACATGACATATGTGTGCATGTTAGGCTCACACCCCCTCTTGATCATCTCCCTAAACACTTGTGTCGCTTCCCCCGGCCTTTTTAACCTCAACAGCCCCTTCATCAAGCCATGGTACACACTGATATCCGGCTTCTCAATCCCTTCCACAATCCCATAAGCTTCATTTACTCTCCTTCTCGACAAAAGACCATAAACCAGCGACCCCCATGTCAAGTTATCTGCTTTGATCCCTCTCTTGCGCATTTCATCATAAACCACATGTGCATTCTCCACCTTCCCCTTCTTACACATCCACTCAATCACGAGCCTATAACTCGAAAGCCCCAACTCCTCCATCCTCTTCAACCTCATCATCTGGAACAGCTTCATCGCCTCAGCATCCCGATTCGTCTTGAAAAGAGTCTCCATCATCTTGTCAACAGCACCAACGCAAGGATCAAACCCTTGATCCACCATCAAATTCCAAATCTTGGAAGCCTCAACCAAATCCCCCACATCACAAAACCCTTGAATCAAACACTTAAAAGTAACCTCATCAGGCCTAATCCTCTCCTTCAACTTAAACACCACAAACTTGGCCTCTTCAACAAGTTTCAACCCACAAAGACTCTTGATCACCTTGTTCAAAGTCTCCACATTACACTCAATCCCACACCCACTCATCACATGAAAAAACTCCACACACTTGTTCAACTCTCTGGCCTTGGCCAGAGTCCTCAACCCAATAACAAAAGTCCTGTCATTCACCAAACGGCGCCGTCCCATCTCATTAACCAAGTCCCAGAACAGCTCCATGTTCCGGGACTTTCCGACGACGTCGACCATTTTGTTCAGTGATACGGCGGTGTGGGTGAAACTGGGATTGGTCTGGGTGTACTGGTAGAAGAGATAGACGGGTCGCCATGAGAGTGGGAAGTTGTTGCAGACCTGGAGGAAGAACTCGTGGGTGAGATTGAAGCTGAGGGAGTTGAGATTGGAGTGGAGACGTGACTCGGGCGAGTTCTGCTGCTGGTAGAGGATGGTGCAGACGCGGAGGAGGTGGGCCTGGTTCACCGGGGATGGCGGGTTGGGGTGGGTTGTGAGGAAGCGGACGAGGTTTTGCAGGGGTTTTGTGAGGCTCCTTCTTTGTCCGAGTATCATTGTCTATGCTTTTGATTTCCCTTGTCTTTCTTTCCAGTTCGTACTCGGAAAATAAATTCCGACACAAAAATCACCGCTTTGAATCTTTTTAAGCAAAGGAAAAATGGGTGACGTCGGCGGGAAGGGTTAGATCTAGATACGCTGAGGTGGCGCCGGAAGGTCTGGGTGACCGGAGGGAGACTTCGTATGAGCCTTACTTTTTTATTGGGTCTGTGTACAAGAAGagagtaatcaaagaaaatcttgattcttgttgtaaaactaacatagaaagtgtttcagaaaatggagagagctttgcttctaagaacttgagagagagagagagagagagttttaatgcagagagggagtgtagtattttctgtttttctcttctaacatggatgagaaatggactacatatagtggaagatagggaacatgtagcctaaagtcctccataaaacaaggacccctaaagtcctccataaaacaaggattcctaaagtcatccataaaacatggaaagggtaagcctataacaacataatgatttaccctatatctatttacatgatatagccataatgatttacaacactcccccttggatatttcatgtcaatagtgttgcatgggttgtgcgcttctaagttgtctcatcaaaaaccttgccaagtaataaaaaccctgtgggaaaaaaacaaccttggtcgaaggagaaaaagagcacaacgcgcatgagtgtggagtagtaatatcacagcttcggagataagtggagtcttcttattagcatcataagtaggtagtatgtctacgagagggatgcatttagatttgctacaccaaaaccttgcccggtaaacccagtgggagaaacccgtggtcgaagggaaaagatgagcaaatgcatatatgtcaaatcaaagcatcttcaggatgtagtataagtggggtgaccattctaaagatgtgcctcgttaaaaccttgccaggtaacaaaacccagtgggacaaaataaccctggacgaaggacgaaaagagtacacgatggtcaagtgtatatgcttcgggatactccccctgatttcgactccccctgaaaattacatgttaggtaattcagatagtttacgtagaccaataccttgaacatgcttctggaatgtagactttggtagtgacttggtaaagaggtctgcacgattatcttcagatcgaatctgcttgacttcaatcttctgatgctcctgttgttgctgattgaagaagaacttcggtgcaatatgtttggtgttgtctcctttgatgaaacccgtcttcatctgctctatgtaagcagcattatcctcgtagataatggttggttcatcagtggtggaatgcagtccacatgtgcttcgaacatgctttgtaacggctcttagccatgtacattcacata
Coding sequences within:
- the LOC133712812 gene encoding putative pentatricopeptide repeat-containing protein At1g26500 is translated as MILGQRRSLTKPLQNLVRFLTTHPNPPSPVNQAHLLRVCTILYQQQNSPESRLHSNLNSLSFNLTHEFFLQVCNNFPLSWRPVYLFYQYTQTNPSFTHTAVSLNKMVDVVGKSRNMELFWDLVNEMGRRRLVNDRTFVIGLRTLAKARELNKCVEFFHVMSGCGIECNVETLNKVIKSLCGLKLVEEAKFVVFKLKERIRPDEVTFKCLIQGFCDVGDLVEASKIWNLMVDQGFDPCVGAVDKMMETLFKTNRDAEAMKLFQMMRLKRMEELGLSSYRLVIEWMCKKGKVENAHVVYDEMRKRGIKADNLTWGSLVYGLLSRRRVNEAYGIVEGIEKPDISVYHGLMKGLLRLKRPGEATQVFREMIKRGCEPNMHTYVMLLQGHLGKRGRKGKDPLVNFDTIFVGGLVKAGKSLEATKYVERATKRGLEVPRFDYNKFLHYYSNEEGVAMFEEVGKKLRKAGMVDLADIFQRYGEKMATRDRRRDRVVEPLVERS
- the LOC133711097 gene encoding F-box protein At2g26160-like, whose product is MMYSVSERKNYIKNVQLPYRHKRLFGSSHGWLAIVDKISRAITLMNPFAQAMAPIHLPHLNEDVSKVILSADPALNPNSYMVIAIYNSIHLAFLKGGQEDWNCIRLDSLHHPLTDVIFYKSQIYAVSIHGTIVSINVNMCVINSSHPPELLDVRAFMTRIRDLDQAYLVESTKGHLWHVQRCSIGVTQFDGNVLFEEGFRVYKVVFSDTDGCMVKHVEVKTIGDEALFIGKNYSVSVSASKFPGCQPNSIYYTGGSKEFVMRIFDVEFGTACAVIEGRKPRGLWITPPFKGLG